From the genome of Frankiales bacterium, one region includes:
- a CDS encoding CoA ester lyase, giving the protein MSSQPRTLRSRRSNLAVPGSSPKMLEKAKGLPADQVFMDIEDAVAPLAKPEARKNIVAALNEGGYDGKVRTVRVNDWTTQWTYRDVIEVVENAGPNLDCIMLPKVQTAEQVVALDTLLTQIERTMGFEVGRIGIEAQIENALGLINVDAIASASPRVETIIFGPADFMASINMKTLVVGENPPGYDTGDAYHYILMRILMAARAFDKQAIDGPYLQIKDVEGYRRVAGRSAALGFDGKWVLHPGQVDAANEVYSPRQEDYDHAELILDAYDYYTSAEGGARGAVMLGDEMIDEASRKMALVISAKGRAAGMARTQQFTPEA; this is encoded by the coding sequence ATGAGCAGCCAGCCGCGCACGCTTCGCTCCCGCCGCTCCAACCTCGCCGTCCCCGGCTCGAGCCCGAAGATGCTCGAGAAGGCCAAGGGCCTGCCCGCCGACCAGGTGTTCATGGACATCGAGGACGCGGTGGCCCCGCTCGCCAAGCCCGAGGCGCGCAAGAACATCGTGGCCGCGCTCAACGAGGGCGGGTACGACGGCAAGGTCCGCACCGTGCGCGTCAACGACTGGACGACGCAGTGGACCTACCGCGACGTGATCGAGGTCGTGGAGAACGCCGGGCCGAACCTCGACTGCATCATGCTGCCGAAGGTGCAGACCGCGGAGCAGGTCGTCGCCCTCGACACCCTGCTCACGCAGATCGAGCGCACCATGGGCTTCGAGGTGGGGCGCATCGGCATCGAGGCGCAGATCGAGAACGCGCTCGGCCTCATCAACGTCGACGCGATCGCGTCGGCCTCCCCGCGCGTCGAGACCATCATCTTCGGCCCGGCGGACTTCATGGCCAGCATCAACATGAAGACGCTCGTCGTCGGCGAGAACCCGCCCGGCTACGACACCGGCGACGCGTACCACTACATCCTCATGCGGATCCTCATGGCCGCCCGTGCGTTCGACAAGCAGGCGATCGACGGGCCGTACCTCCAGATCAAGGACGTCGAGGGGTACCGGCGCGTGGCCGGCCGCAGCGCCGCCCTGGGCTTCGACGGCAAGTGGGTGCTGCACCCCGGCCAGGTGGACGCGGCCAACGAGGTCTACTCGCCGCGCCAGGAGGACTACGACCACGCCGAGCTCATCCTCGACGCCTACGACTACTACACCTCCGCCGAGGGCGGGGCCCGCGGCGCGGTGATGCTCGGCGACGAGATGATCGACGAGGCCAGCCGCAAGATGGCGCTCGTGATCTCGGCCAAGGGCCGGGCTGCCGGGATGGCCCGGACCCAGCAGTTCACGCCGGAGGCGTGA
- a CDS encoding EamA family transporter has product MAGTTANAITRPRGVDVALLAVAVSAIATSAPLIAATVVPPLAIAFWRSLLGSGLTAPWALARHRRELASLSGAELRGTVLGGVLLALHFAAWVPSLQFTTVAASTALVSLQPVWAALLARRRGAYIPRSAWTGIAIAFAGVLVLTGIDVSIDARHLIGDLLALVGGMLSAAYVTVGERVRRTVSTPAYTTVGYATSALVLLPLCLLLGQQLAGYPASGWATLVALTLGAQLLGHSLINVVLRTTSATVTSLAILLEMPGATLIAALWLGQVPPLALLPAVALIFAGLVLVIRAGDPRTPTETPPV; this is encoded by the coding sequence GTGGCTGGCACGACGGCGAACGCGATCACCCGCCCCCGCGGGGTCGACGTCGCGCTGCTGGCGGTGGCCGTGTCCGCCATCGCCACCTCGGCCCCGCTCATCGCCGCCACCGTGGTGCCGCCGCTCGCCATCGCGTTCTGGCGCAGCCTGCTCGGCTCGGGCCTCACCGCCCCCTGGGCGCTGGCCCGCCACCGCCGCGAGCTCGCGTCGCTGTCGGGCGCGGAGCTGCGCGGCACGGTGCTCGGCGGCGTCCTGCTGGCGCTGCACTTCGCGGCCTGGGTGCCGAGCCTGCAGTTCACGACGGTGGCCGCGTCGACGGCTCTGGTGTCGCTGCAGCCGGTGTGGGCGGCCCTGCTCGCGCGACGCCGGGGCGCCTACATCCCGCGCAGCGCCTGGACCGGCATCGCCATCGCGTTCGCCGGGGTGCTGGTGCTGACCGGCATCGACGTCTCGATCGACGCCCGGCACCTGATCGGCGACCTGCTCGCGCTCGTGGGCGGCATGCTCTCCGCTGCCTACGTGACCGTGGGCGAGCGCGTGCGGCGCACCGTCTCGACGCCCGCCTACACCACCGTCGGGTACGCCACGTCGGCCCTGGTGCTGCTCCCGCTGTGCCTGCTGCTCGGCCAGCAGCTCGCCGGCTACCCGGCCTCGGGGTGGGCCACGCTGGTGGCCCTGACCCTGGGCGCCCAGCTGCTCGGGCACTCGCTCATCAACGTCGTCCTGCGCACGACGTCGGCCACGGTGACGAGCCTGGCGATCCTGCTGGAGATGCCGGGCGCGACGCTGATCGCGGCCCTCTGGCTCGGCCAGGTGCCCCCGCTGGCGCTGCTCCCCGCGGTCGCGCTGATCTTCGCGGGCCTCGTGCTGGTGATCCGCGCGGGCGACCCGCGGACCCCGACCGAGACGCCCCCCGTGTGA
- a CDS encoding uridine kinase, producing MRAVSPDGVVAAVVARVDDVPGRVRLAVDGAPAADPHALAAEVVDALSSRRPVVHVRWETYWRPAGQRLEHGHRDDIAWLEDWLDVEALRREVLEPFVADGTVLPALRDPATDRSARARRVLLPEEAVVVVSGSVLLGRGLPFDISVHLRLSPGALERRTPEEEAWTLPALARYAAEHDPEGAADLVVRADDPRHPALVVPGPAGAP from the coding sequence ATCCGGGCGGTGAGCCCCGACGGCGTGGTCGCGGCCGTCGTCGCGCGCGTCGACGACGTGCCGGGCCGGGTGCGCCTCGCGGTCGACGGGGCGCCGGCCGCGGACCCGCACGCGCTCGCGGCCGAGGTCGTCGACGCGCTGTCGTCGCGCCGGCCGGTGGTGCACGTGCGGTGGGAGACGTACTGGCGGCCGGCGGGCCAGCGGCTCGAGCACGGCCACCGCGACGACATCGCCTGGCTCGAGGACTGGCTCGACGTCGAGGCCCTGCGGCGCGAGGTGCTCGAGCCGTTCGTGGCCGACGGCACCGTGCTGCCGGCGCTGCGCGACCCCGCCACGGACAGGTCCGCCCGCGCGCGTCGCGTCCTGCTGCCCGAGGAGGCCGTGGTGGTGGTCTCCGGCAGCGTGCTGCTCGGCCGGGGGCTGCCCTTCGACATCTCCGTGCACCTGCGGCTCTCGCCCGGCGCGCTCGAGCGGCGCACGCCGGAGGAGGAGGCGTGGACGCTGCCGGCCCTGGCGCGCTACGCCGCGGAGCACGACCCCGAGGGGGCCGCGGACCTCGTGGTGCGTGCCGACGACCCCCGGCACCCGGCACTGGTCGTGCCCGGGCCCGCCGGGGCGCCCTGA